Proteins encoded by one window of Paenibacillus urinalis:
- a CDS encoding DUF72 domain-containing protein, with the protein MINIGLTGWGDHDDLYLPGTKPKDKLIEYSAHFPVVEVDSSFYAVQPAERMARWTEETPDQFSFIVKAYQGMTGHLRGKPYFPDTDTMYAAFMESLAPMVEKGKMKAVLFQFPPWFDCNRENVGTLRSIKERMQHIPCALEFRHRSWFEGEMMHRTLAFMKKEGWIHSICDEPNAGQGSIPTVLSATDADLSIVRFHGRNASGWHQSGAPNWREVRYLYRYNEEELSEWKERLDQLEKQSQEICVVFNNNSGGDAAANAKQLMTMLGMTPQPLASEVIRKKQEEEPEQLELF; encoded by the coding sequence ATGATTAACATCGGTCTGACCGGCTGGGGAGACCATGACGACTTATATTTGCCCGGTACGAAGCCGAAGGACAAGCTGATCGAATATAGTGCCCATTTTCCGGTGGTAGAAGTCGACAGCTCCTTCTATGCAGTGCAGCCGGCGGAGAGAATGGCAAGATGGACGGAGGAAACGCCTGATCAATTCTCCTTCATTGTCAAGGCCTATCAAGGCATGACCGGTCACCTGCGCGGTAAGCCCTATTTCCCGGATACAGACACCATGTATGCCGCTTTTATGGAGTCGCTTGCCCCCATGGTCGAGAAAGGTAAAATGAAAGCCGTATTGTTCCAGTTTCCGCCTTGGTTTGATTGTAATCGAGAGAACGTAGGTACACTTCGCAGTATCAAGGAGCGCATGCAGCATATTCCTTGTGCACTAGAATTCAGACACCGCAGCTGGTTTGAAGGTGAGATGATGCATAGAACACTCGCTTTTATGAAAAAAGAAGGCTGGATCCACAGCATCTGCGACGAACCGAACGCAGGGCAAGGCTCCATCCCGACCGTACTGAGCGCGACAGATGCAGATCTCAGCATCGTGCGATTCCATGGGCGGAACGCATCCGGCTGGCATCAGAGCGGAGCTCCAAATTGGCGGGAGGTAAGATATCTCTATCGATACAATGAGGAGGAGCTCTCTGAATGGAAGGAACGACTGGATCAACTAGAGAAGCAAAGTCAGGAGATTTGCGTCGTGTTCAATAACAACTCCGGCGGAGATGCCGCAGCAAACGCTAAGCAGCTCATGACCATGCTCGGCATGACACCGCAGCCGCTGGCATCTGAAGTGATCCGGAAGAAGCAGGAGGAAGAACCGGAGCAGCTGGAGTTATTTTAA
- a CDS encoding FecCD family ABC transporter permease: MNGSIRSRNKLTFGFLFILVILLALINIAVGAVSVTFMDILHAFTGKGDPDVSHIIIHYRLPRIILAIMVGAGLAVSGLISQAILMNPMAAPDTLGISAGSALGAVATVLLLTPNMHSQALTALAAFAGGAAGALLVYVLAYQKGLNPVRLALIGVAVSACGSTWIQLLITKTSAGTSTVLLWLNGSLWGRTWDQVLQLAPLIVIFIPMVWLFSRAMDILALGESMSKGLGVSLEKMRLILLLLTVLLASGSVATVGMIGFVGLVSPHIARKLVSGGHRAYVPAAALTGSVMLLLSDTMGRVLLPPIEFPAGLVTSIIGAPFFVFLLWRESRKQAQV; the protein is encoded by the coding sequence ATGAATGGATCTATAAGATCGAGAAATAAACTTACCTTTGGGTTTCTATTCATTCTCGTCATCCTCCTGGCTCTCATCAATATTGCCGTGGGTGCGGTATCTGTTACATTCATGGATATCTTGCATGCTTTTACAGGCAAGGGTGACCCCGATGTATCCCACATTATCATCCATTACAGACTGCCGCGTATAATTCTTGCGATTATGGTGGGAGCAGGCCTTGCTGTTTCCGGACTAATATCGCAGGCTATTTTGATGAATCCGATGGCAGCACCGGATACGCTGGGGATCTCAGCAGGATCGGCCTTGGGTGCTGTTGCAACCGTTTTGCTTCTAACTCCCAATATGCACAGCCAAGCTCTTACTGCACTTGCTGCATTTGCTGGGGGCGCAGCAGGCGCACTGCTTGTTTATGTACTTGCATATCAGAAGGGCCTAAACCCTGTGCGGCTTGCTCTTATAGGTGTGGCAGTCAGTGCCTGCGGAAGTACCTGGATTCAGTTGCTGATAACGAAGACTTCGGCGGGTACCAGTACGGTATTGCTGTGGCTGAACGGTTCGCTATGGGGTAGAACCTGGGATCAGGTACTGCAGCTTGCTCCGCTTATCGTTATTTTTATTCCCATGGTCTGGCTGTTCAGCAGAGCTATGGATATTCTTGCCCTCGGAGAGTCTATGTCCAAGGGACTTGGTGTGAGCCTAGAAAAGATGAGACTGATTCTATTGCTGTTGACGGTACTGCTTGCTAGCGGATCGGTTGCTACTGTTGGGATGATTGGTTTTGTAGGATTGGTGAGCCCCCATATTGCGCGTAAACTTGTTTCTGGTGGACATAGGGCATATGTTCCTGCGGCAGCTTTGACGGGCTCAGTCATGCTCCTGCTCTCAGATACGATGGGCAGAGTGCTGCTGCCGCCCATTGAATTTCCTGCGGGTCTTGTAACATCTATAATTGGGGCCCCTTTTTTTGTATTCTTATTGTGGCGGGAATCCCGGAAGCAGGCTCAGGTATAG
- a CDS encoding FecCD family ABC transporter permease — MKQRISSDVMVHHFSTRRSWCIPLYFVLIVVLLGILFIGSLMIGPAFFSAEVVGSYLFQYSEWDKNHLILHLLRMPRALASLAIGASLAVSGCIMQAITRNPLASPGVFGVNTGASFMVVLCMVLFPSFGGLAMAGFGFAGGLLAVLLVLLMSALIKGGSATVRMALIGMMIQAVLSSLTQGLLIFNEESAGKMIFWLAGSVAGVEWEELRILLPVSLICLLIAFALSRALSLLSLGEEVAQGLGQRIWLLRITGSAVVIMLAGISVAVCGPIGFVGLIVPHISRYMLGNNYQIVLPFSALMGACLLLLADMVARLVSFPAETPVGIITALIGAPYFVYLARRQARSTS; from the coding sequence ATGAAGCAGCGGATATCTTCTGACGTGATGGTACATCATTTTTCTACCAGAAGATCTTGGTGTATTCCTTTATACTTTGTGCTTATTGTGGTCTTACTCGGTATATTGTTCATAGGCTCTTTAATGATTGGCCCTGCTTTTTTCTCGGCTGAAGTGGTGGGGAGCTATTTGTTTCAATATTCAGAATGGGATAAAAATCACCTGATTCTCCATTTGCTCCGTATGCCGAGAGCGCTCGCGTCGCTGGCTATAGGTGCCAGCCTCGCTGTCTCTGGTTGCATCATGCAGGCAATAACAAGGAACCCGCTTGCTTCTCCGGGCGTATTTGGGGTGAATACTGGAGCATCATTCATGGTTGTTCTATGCATGGTGCTGTTTCCAAGCTTCGGCGGATTAGCGATGGCTGGATTCGGCTTTGCCGGTGGGCTTTTAGCTGTGCTTCTCGTTCTGTTGATGAGCGCGCTCATCAAAGGTGGAAGTGCGACTGTAAGAATGGCATTGATCGGTATGATGATACAAGCTGTCTTGTCCTCTTTAACCCAGGGCTTACTTATATTTAATGAGGAATCTGCTGGTAAAATGATCTTTTGGCTTGCAGGATCGGTGGCAGGAGTTGAGTGGGAGGAACTTAGAATACTGTTGCCTGTCAGTCTGATTTGCCTTCTCATTGCCTTTGCTCTGAGCCGAGCTCTTTCTCTGCTTAGTTTAGGAGAAGAGGTTGCGCAAGGGTTAGGTCAGCGAATATGGCTGCTGCGCATAACGGGAAGTGCTGTTGTTATCATGCTGGCAGGTATTTCAGTAGCAGTATGCGGTCCGATAGGTTTTGTTGGATTGATCGTTCCGCACATTTCCAGATACATGCTGGGTAATAATTATCAAATTGTGCTGCCGTTCTCTGCCCTAATGGGCGCTTGTTTGCTGCTCCTTGCGGATATGGTCGCGAGGCTTGTCAGCTTCCCGGCAGAGACACCGGTAGGAATTATCACAGCTTTGATAGGCGCACCTTATTTTGTGTATTTAGCAAGACGCCAAGCAAGGAGTACTTCATGA
- a CDS encoding ABC transporter substrate-binding protein translates to MNMSEYIHLWGKASVRVLDVRHIVMEAGESLSAYSMPAKCFIYVIRGNAQLKLDGQEHAAVPFYIIHSFKGMILNIPRLSEPFEYQIVFYKPFDMLSRSRERLGLLEKRNSYDIHYVLQPARPVFIKELFTDMHRSWISDDRLKGVIVQSLFLGLVYELLKQLEQEGTAVTVPDLTSQAIGYMDNHYMRPISVSSVADALDCSPRHLSRLFQKSGLGETPSDYLARLRLEKSGELLRDTSLTLQEIAVNVGYQDGYYFSRMFKKYTGVSPMEYRKEPFQMIQMKEKGPKMSFGRSEYSIAANKLRRYIDNNNHYYQDGGYTMNKSNVKKSTAIMLFISLSIFLAACGGASGTTVIHNSSHTAANGTEALASEGTARIIQHDLGETNVPESPERIVVLEQGFAQIVAALEVKPIGVADDNKPERFPKDTLEYIQGYTSVGTRSEPNLEVIRTLEPDLIIADTSRHSAIYEQLSEIAPTIVFKNDTADYAQSLAATEAIGEALGKGSETQVLIQEHQDGIEELRTQIDRNKTVLMITPDEEDGQSFQVRTSTSFHPSFLIEAGLQYALMDEDETNQLMTTEQLLAIDPDVMLILLNEDATSVIEAQADNPLWNSLAAVQNNNVHEVELATWSRQRSIVSLNQIMDEAADIF, encoded by the coding sequence ATGAACATGAGTGAATATATCCACTTATGGGGGAAGGCCTCTGTCCGTGTTCTCGATGTGCGTCACATCGTTATGGAGGCTGGAGAATCGTTGTCAGCGTACAGCATGCCAGCAAAATGTTTTATATATGTCATTCGTGGAAACGCACAATTGAAGCTGGATGGACAGGAGCATGCGGCTGTTCCGTTTTACATCATACATAGTTTCAAAGGAATGATCTTAAATATTCCCAGGCTGTCTGAACCATTTGAATATCAAATTGTATTCTATAAGCCTTTTGATATGTTGTCCCGATCCAGAGAGCGTCTTGGTCTGTTGGAGAAGCGAAATTCATATGACATTCATTATGTACTTCAACCTGCCAGACCCGTGTTTATCAAGGAATTATTTACAGATATGCACAGAAGCTGGATCAGTGATGACCGATTAAAGGGTGTAATTGTACAGTCCTTGTTTCTAGGGCTGGTTTATGAACTGCTTAAGCAGCTTGAGCAGGAAGGAACGGCTGTAACGGTCCCGGATCTTACATCGCAGGCGATAGGGTATATGGACAATCATTACATGCGTCCGATCAGTGTATCTTCTGTTGCTGATGCGCTAGACTGCTCGCCAAGGCATTTATCCAGACTGTTTCAGAAAAGCGGTCTTGGAGAGACGCCTTCTGATTATTTGGCTCGACTTAGGCTGGAGAAGTCAGGGGAATTGTTAAGGGATACGAGTCTGACCTTACAGGAGATTGCAGTAAATGTAGGTTATCAGGATGGGTACTATTTTAGCCGGATGTTTAAAAAGTATACTGGCGTTTCTCCGATGGAATACCGTAAAGAGCCATTCCAGATGATCCAGATGAAGGAGAAGGGTCCTAAAATGTCATTTGGCAGGTCCGAATATTCCATTGCCGCTAACAAGCTGCGTCGCTATATTGATAATAATAATCATTATTATCAAGACGGGGGTTACACCATGAATAAAAGCAATGTTAAAAAATCAACAGCAATTATGCTGTTTATCAGTCTCAGCATTTTTCTTGCCGCATGCGGAGGTGCATCAGGAACTACAGTAATCCATAATTCTTCTCATACTGCTGCGAATGGGACAGAGGCATTAGCATCGGAAGGAACAGCTCGAATCATACAGCATGACCTTGGGGAAACAAATGTACCTGAGTCTCCGGAGCGGATCGTTGTTCTTGAACAGGGCTTTGCCCAAATTGTTGCTGCTCTTGAGGTTAAGCCGATTGGGGTTGCAGATGATAACAAGCCGGAGCGTTTTCCTAAGGATACACTTGAATACATTCAAGGTTATACCTCAGTAGGTACACGTTCTGAGCCCAATTTGGAAGTGATCCGCACACTTGAGCCGGATCTGATCATTGCAGACACAAGCCGGCATTCTGCCATCTATGAACAGCTCTCCGAGATTGCACCTACAATTGTGTTTAAGAATGATACGGCGGACTACGCGCAATCTTTGGCTGCCACTGAGGCAATTGGTGAAGCACTTGGCAAGGGAAGCGAAACACAAGTCCTGATTCAGGAGCATCAGGATGGAATTGAAGAGCTGAGAACACAAATCGATAGGAATAAGACCGTGCTAATGATTACACCCGATGAAGAGGATGGTCAGTCTTTTCAAGTTCGGACGAGCACTTCCTTCCATCCTTCGTTCTTAATAGAGGCTGGGCTACAGTATGCTCTTATGGATGAGGACGAAACGAATCAGCTGATGACGACGGAACAATTGCTTGCAATTGACCCGGATGTCATGTTGATCCTTCTTAATGAAGATGCTACGTCGGTTATTGAAGCACAGGCGGATAATCCATTATGGAACAGCCTGGCAGCGGTTCAGAACAATAACGTTCACGAGGTGGAGCTGGCAACTTGGTCCAGACAGCGCAGTATTGTGTCGCTGAATCAAATTATGGATGAAGCAGCGGATATCTTCTGA
- a CDS encoding glycoside hydrolase family 88/105 protein gives MRYFHENESIASRNHDAIEDVLSTIAQRYIGDNPKQSFLFRAYNEAGFNRLPDYRYEMNLNDRLPDAPSGSYAFIWGKLWSPNLNETKLNMSLSCYSPVTIYVNGELFFKSDLHQELFPDRRWPLAVPVQYGWNDIVLQFVKTDVGFGGVFGTGSFKNFPLHFINPSADRNDQEGWMYSEFFTNPEQKLPRLGMKEKDTDLIWYPRHSWTREELDQGVFGRIYGLEPLQTAYAWSTFHVKQPEGKPVRIKGRHDGALSLYVDDEEVYASSASGEIDLKLPRIFGAHQLIAKGTNTEDAAARWGFELKDFGRNSGVSWHSPYSVAGSQDSWLYLGPFDPSNEPQLSTVQEVNRIHGDDSRGVYYRLDFPNTVIRPYLESTHYGKWNYPLGVTLLGLMQTGLELGEEAYVRYAVEHISLSTSFDKYGLWDRATYGAAGINNQLSAIDSLDDCGSFGATMLFAMEQASIPGGRDTADRIAKYMREDQERLPDGAFFRRRGAAEMRQETMWCDDLYMSTPFLTRYAKLTGDSTYLEDAVQQFLLFKQYLYIPELKIMSHVYDFVRGSATGIPWGRGNGWVLFSLTELLTMLPDTHEKRPELLGFYRDLCEGYVALQGENGLWHQVLNRPDSYEESSCTSMFIYAYAKGIRSGWLEDTGKYVDSVLRGWEGLTRIAIDYKGNIYGVCRGSGYSFTASYYKDDLGWNLNDTHGIGIVLLAGVEALRMQVALRESADTDAFAVSAQH, from the coding sequence ATGCGTTATTTTCACGAAAATGAGTCCATTGCAAGTCGCAACCACGATGCGATAGAGGATGTATTGTCCACCATTGCGCAGCGTTATATCGGTGATAATCCGAAGCAGTCCTTCTTGTTCAGGGCATATAATGAAGCAGGCTTTAACCGACTGCCTGACTATAGATATGAGATGAATCTGAATGATCGTCTGCCGGATGCACCGTCAGGAAGCTATGCCTTTATCTGGGGGAAGCTGTGGAGTCCGAATCTGAATGAAACCAAGCTGAATATGAGCCTGAGCTGCTATAGCCCGGTAACCATATACGTGAATGGGGAACTGTTCTTCAAATCAGATCTTCATCAGGAGCTGTTTCCCGACAGACGCTGGCCGCTTGCTGTTCCCGTTCAGTATGGCTGGAATGATATTGTGCTTCAGTTCGTGAAGACCGATGTCGGCTTTGGGGGTGTGTTTGGTACAGGCTCTTTTAAAAATTTCCCACTGCACTTCATCAATCCGAGCGCTGATCGAAACGATCAGGAGGGATGGATGTACTCGGAGTTTTTTACCAATCCGGAGCAGAAGCTGCCTAGACTTGGAATGAAGGAGAAGGACACAGATCTTATCTGGTATCCTCGCCACAGCTGGACCAGGGAGGAGCTGGATCAGGGGGTATTCGGCAGAATTTATGGGCTGGAGCCATTGCAGACGGCTTATGCATGGAGCACCTTCCACGTCAAGCAGCCCGAGGGCAAGCCGGTGCGGATTAAGGGACGTCATGATGGAGCGCTATCGCTATATGTCGACGACGAAGAAGTCTATGCTTCAAGTGCTTCCGGTGAGATCGACCTGAAGCTTCCGCGGATATTCGGAGCGCATCAGCTCATCGCCAAAGGGACCAACACAGAGGACGCGGCTGCAAGGTGGGGATTTGAGCTCAAGGACTTCGGACGTAACAGCGGAGTAAGCTGGCATTCACCTTATTCGGTGGCAGGCAGCCAGGATTCATGGCTGTATTTAGGGCCTTTTGATCCTTCAAATGAGCCGCAGCTGAGCACCGTTCAAGAAGTGAACCGAATCCATGGTGACGATTCTAGAGGTGTATACTACCGGCTCGATTTTCCGAATACGGTCATTCGGCCTTATCTAGAGAGCACGCATTATGGGAAATGGAACTATCCACTGGGTGTGACGCTGCTTGGATTGATGCAGACCGGGCTGGAGCTCGGCGAGGAAGCGTATGTCCGTTATGCGGTAGAGCATATTTCGCTCAGCACGTCATTTGATAAGTATGGATTATGGGACAGAGCGACTTATGGTGCAGCAGGAATTAATAATCAGCTGTCCGCTATAGATAGTCTTGATGACTGCGGATCCTTTGGAGCAACGATGCTGTTTGCCATGGAGCAGGCTTCTATTCCGGGCGGCAGGGACACGGCGGATCGGATTGCCAAGTACATGAGAGAAGATCAGGAGCGTCTGCCGGACGGAGCTTTTTTCCGAAGAAGAGGAGCTGCAGAGATGAGACAGGAGACGATGTGGTGTGATGATCTATACATGAGCACTCCGTTTCTGACGCGGTACGCCAAGCTGACTGGTGACAGCACCTATCTTGAGGATGCCGTTCAGCAGTTTCTGTTGTTCAAGCAATATCTCTATATTCCAGAACTGAAGATCATGTCACATGTTTATGACTTTGTCAGAGGCAGTGCTACAGGTATCCCATGGGGAAGAGGCAATGGCTGGGTGCTGTTTTCACTGACAGAGCTGCTGACGATGCTGCCTGATACACACGAGAAGCGGCCTGAGCTGCTTGGCTTCTACCGTGACTTATGTGAAGGATATGTTGCGCTGCAGGGAGAAAACGGTCTATGGCATCAGGTACTGAACCGCCCAGACAGCTATGAGGAGAGCTCCTGTACTTCAATGTTTATATACGCTTACGCCAAGGGCATTCGTTCTGGCTGGCTGGAGGATACAGGCAAGTATGTGGATTCCGTGTTAAGGGGCTGGGAGGGTCTCACCCGGATCGCTATCGACTACAAAGGCAACATTTATGGGGTCTGCAGAGGTTCAGGATATTCCTTCACGGCTTCTTACTACAAGGATGATCTCGGTTGGAACCTGAATGATACCCACGGAATCGGCATTGTACTGCTTGCAGGGGTAGAAGCTCTGAGAATGCAGGTGGCCCTCCGAGAGAGTGCAGATACAGATGCTTTTGCAGTGTCAGCACAGCATTAA
- a CDS encoding Gfo/Idh/MocA family protein, producing the protein MSKKTYVLVGTGGRAGFFYTALAKDFREQSELLAFCDTNQTRMNYANQILTEQCGYHEVPTYKDHQFDEMIEAHKPDYVIVTSIDRTHHRYIIRAMELGCDVITEKPMTVDEEKCQEILDAVEKTGRNVRVTFNYRYAPHHTKARELIMNGTIGDVHSVHFEWLLNTQHGADYFRRWHRDKRNSGGLLVHKSTHHFDLVNFWIGSQPETVFAFGDLLFYGKENAERRGERHDYPRATGHAKAKEDPFALHLDQSEGLKAMYFDAEHEDGYQRDQNVFGDGISIEDTMGVLVKYKNRAVLTYSLNAYMPWEGYRIAFNGSKGRIEMNIVEQSYVNAGGDRAIEGALQGHNITVYPMFDAPYRVEVEEGEGGHGGGDPVLLNDLFGEPVEDPFHRAANHVDGARSILTGIAANRAIRTGLPVQIKDLVKFYN; encoded by the coding sequence ATGAGCAAAAAAACGTATGTACTTGTCGGTACGGGCGGAAGAGCTGGATTTTTCTATACGGCACTGGCCAAAGATTTTCGGGAGCAGTCGGAGCTGCTGGCATTTTGCGATACGAATCAGACACGGATGAATTACGCGAATCAAATATTAACCGAGCAGTGCGGATATCACGAGGTTCCTACCTACAAGGATCATCAGTTTGACGAAATGATTGAGGCGCACAAGCCGGACTATGTCATCGTCACGAGTATTGACCGGACACATCATCGTTATATCATTCGAGCCATGGAGCTTGGCTGCGACGTCATTACAGAGAAGCCGATGACGGTTGACGAAGAGAAGTGCCAGGAGATACTCGATGCGGTGGAGAAGACCGGACGAAACGTGAGAGTGACCTTCAACTACCGCTATGCTCCTCATCATACCAAAGCTCGTGAGCTTATTATGAACGGTACGATCGGAGATGTGCATTCTGTACATTTTGAATGGCTGCTGAACACTCAGCATGGGGCCGACTATTTCCGCAGATGGCACCGGGATAAGCGAAACAGCGGAGGTCTGCTGGTACATAAATCAACACACCACTTTGACCTCGTCAATTTCTGGATTGGCTCGCAGCCAGAGACTGTATTTGCCTTTGGGGATCTGCTCTTCTATGGCAAGGAAAATGCCGAGAGACGCGGTGAGCGTCATGACTATCCAAGAGCGACGGGGCATGCGAAAGCCAAGGAGGACCCGTTTGCGCTGCACCTGGATCAAAGCGAGGGACTGAAGGCCATGTATTTCGATGCTGAGCACGAGGACGGCTATCAGCGTGATCAGAATGTGTTCGGAGACGGAATCAGTATAGAAGACACGATGGGCGTTCTCGTTAAATACAAGAACCGTGCTGTGCTGACGTATTCCTTAAATGCTTACATGCCGTGGGAAGGATACCGAATTGCCTTTAATGGCAGCAAAGGCCGGATCGAGATGAACATCGTTGAGCAGTCCTATGTGAATGCCGGTGGTGACAGAGCCATAGAAGGTGCCCTTCAGGGACATAACATTACCGTGTATCCCATGTTTGATGCCCCTTATCGTGTCGAGGTAGAGGAAGGCGAAGGAGGCCATGGCGGTGGTGACCCGGTGCTGCTTAACGATCTGTTCGGAGAGCCAGTGGAGGATCCGTTTCATCGTGCAGCCAATCACGTAGACGGGGCAAGGTCCATTCTGACAGGTATTGCGGCGAATAGAGCGATACGCACAGGGCTGCCTGTTCAGATCAAAGATCTCGTTAAGTTCTATAACTGA
- a CDS encoding glycosyl hydrolase, whose translation MLVSQTFQNPGNEFRVQPFWFWNGEMDDEQIAFQIAEMAKQGVGGFFICARQGLTIPYLSQAWFDKVRCALSEAKKYGLHVWLYDEYPYPSGMAGGEVTLEMPEAKQRTLEHYTRQVSSGETVSWTLPWAVILYAKAIRLDECGRRVWEETIDLRKSIGNVQLEQVYQETGLTSYNRKRFFTYETAFQLEWDPPAGDWELIIFMEKEMTDFKYYGNFVDPMNEKAMKRFIELTHERYEAELGEEFGGVIKGIFTDEIAPLGRIPWSSQLPAFFKSQNGYDLLEHLPALICRDARDAARIRYDYFQSVHLLLRQSVHKQAHDFCERTGIQYAAEVPSVRMTTQLYSHLPGGDSAHEKIGRSLSYILDRYGLKMRDNPKMVSSLARQLGRKRNMIECFHSVGWSMTLQDAKWMIDRMAALGTNFYNFHAFFYTIGGLAKHDAPPSQFVQNPYWPYFRELGDYVGRISYLMSRDMQIFESRCWIRQPLSGP comes from the coding sequence ATGTTGGTGTCACAGACGTTCCAGAATCCGGGTAACGAATTCAGAGTACAGCCCTTTTGGTTCTGGAATGGGGAGATGGATGACGAGCAGATTGCATTCCAGATTGCCGAAATGGCGAAGCAAGGTGTTGGCGGTTTTTTTATCTGTGCAAGACAGGGGCTGACCATTCCTTATCTGTCACAGGCTTGGTTTGACAAGGTGAGGTGTGCATTGAGTGAGGCGAAGAAATACGGACTCCATGTGTGGCTGTACGACGAGTATCCTTACCCAAGCGGAATGGCAGGAGGAGAGGTCACTCTCGAAATGCCGGAGGCGAAGCAGCGTACGCTGGAGCATTACACGAGACAGGTCTCCAGTGGGGAAACAGTGTCCTGGACTCTGCCATGGGCGGTAATCTTGTATGCGAAGGCCATTCGCCTGGATGAGTGTGGCAGACGTGTATGGGAAGAAACGATTGATCTTCGCAAATCCATCGGGAACGTTCAGCTGGAGCAGGTCTACCAGGAGACGGGCCTTACCTCCTATAATCGTAAACGGTTTTTCACCTATGAAACGGCATTTCAGCTCGAATGGGATCCTCCCGCAGGAGATTGGGAATTGATCATCTTCATGGAGAAGGAAATGACGGATTTTAAATATTACGGCAATTTTGTAGATCCCATGAATGAAAAGGCGATGAAACGATTCATTGAGCTGACACATGAACGGTATGAGGCAGAATTGGGTGAAGAGTTTGGGGGTGTCATCAAAGGGATATTCACGGATGAAATTGCGCCGCTGGGCCGCATACCGTGGTCATCGCAGCTGCCTGCTTTTTTCAAGTCGCAGAACGGGTATGATCTGTTGGAGCACTTGCCTGCACTGATATGCAGAGATGCAAGAGATGCTGCTCGAATCCGCTACGATTACTTTCAATCGGTTCATCTGCTGCTGAGACAATCGGTGCACAAGCAGGCCCATGATTTCTGTGAGCGGACGGGAATACAGTATGCGGCAGAGGTTCCCTCCGTCCGAATGACGACACAGCTGTACAGTCATCTTCCCGGTGGAGATTCGGCGCACGAGAAGATTGGAAGATCGCTGTCCTATATCCTTGACCGATATGGACTCAAGATGCGGGATAATCCGAAGATGGTCAGCTCTCTAGCAAGACAGCTGGGGAGAAAACGAAATATGATTGAATGCTTCCACAGTGTAGGCTGGTCGATGACATTGCAGGATGCCAAGTGGATGATCGACCGAATGGCGGCACTGGGTACGAATTTTTATAATTTTCATGCCTTTTTCTATACCATTGGCGGTCTTGCGAAGCATGATGCTCCCCCATCGCAGTTCGTGCAGAACCCGTATTGGCCTTATTTCCGTGAGCTCGGCGATTATGTGGGTCGAATCAGCTACCTGATGTCAAGGGACATGCAGATATTCGAATCGCGGTGCTGGATCCGACAACCTCTTTCTGGACCTTGA